From a single Osmerus mordax isolate fOsmMor3 chromosome 14, fOsmMor3.pri, whole genome shotgun sequence genomic region:
- the fyb1b gene encoding FYN-binding protein 1 isoform X5 — MESKPDVKTIMARFGTGSNNTSTSDLPSNATGHPKTALHPTLSSGPPIHTKKPVLETRSGGALSLPPKPTSTKSSVTKSSPEVRDLANTRALASMFSGSQNDSKPSVVKQHPFKLKAPDSTSSFSSQEMEAKIPPLKPLKSPPSFTAPETRPVFPKPSPASFPKPCPASFPKPCPAGGVSKPPWVKEDSNEGLSASNTPLRLPPPQKPPSSFAKLRQQSEDGGEAGLDPKPINGSALKSFNFRTGQSVFNKEGQSDNSGVREFPKPPLTPNNSTPVAPPASKKPSIVRKRPEVKEDENADPLSVPKKNPLPNIWALGTAPAKPNRPPRVTLDSFSREAGTDGAILKKSTVPPPPAFHPTNHMTPPPPPPSHPVAPILPPRPIIQPDQDESYDDIGVSRPEQGSDGDMYEDLDERWSAAELKEQEKKKEKDKKKQDVDKKEQKEQKEREKKEQEARKKFKFTGPVQVIHRAKARVDCKGGRTDLGMKQGDIIDIIRVQDNPEGRWLGRTQDGAYGYVKTDLVEVDIESLKRQAADPEIYDDVDFSDRGPAVVLPPPPEDNGEIYTDLEDPNFIASLPPPPQFLPDGKSAADQSEVDQEIYDDIDTQGFPLPPPISSHPLRSKEMDPKKLKKLEKEEKEFRKKFKFDGEILVLYQVTVTAAPSTKKGGGKELQLTAGESLDVISKADDNKLICRNNEGKFGYVQTSNIIAEDSDIYDDIDVSVYDND; from the exons ATG GAAAGCAAGCCGGATGTCAAGACTATTATGGCACGCTTCGGCACTGGGAGCAACAACACAAGCACTTCTGACCTGCCCTCCAACGCGACCGGACACCCTAAAACAGCCTTAcaccctaccctctcctccggGCCTCCAATCCACACCAAGAAGCCTGTCCTGGAGACCAGATCAGGCGGCGCCCTGTCACTTCCACCCAAACCCACCTCCACAAAGAGCAGCGTGACCAAGAGTTCCCCGGAGGTGAGGGATCTGGCCAACACCAGAGCTCTGGCCAGCATGTTCTCAGGCTCTCAGAATGACAGCAAGCCCTCCGTGGTCAAACAACACCCCTTCAAACTCAAAGCCCCGGACTCTACCTCCTCTTTCTCATCGCAAGAAATGGAGGCTAAAATCCCTCCCCTTAAACCTCTGAAGTCTCCCCCCAGTTTCACCGCACCAGAAACCAGGCCTGTCTTCCCCaagccctccccagcctctttccccaagccctgccctgcctctttcCCCAAGCCCTGCCCTGCTGGAGGAGTCAGCAAGCCTCCCTGGGTGAAGGAGGACAGCAACGAGGGCCTCTCCGCCAGTAACACCCCTCttagactgccccccccccagaaacCCCCCAGTTCTTTTGCTAAGCTACGGCAGCAGAGTGAGGATGGGGGAGAAGCCGGTCTGGACCCGAAGCCTATCAATGGCTCTGCCCTCAAAAGCTTCAACTTCCGGACTGGTCAGAGCGTCTTCAACAAGGAAGGCCAATCGGACAACTCAGGGGTTAGGGAGTTCCCCAAACCCCCCCTAACCCCCAATAACTCCACCCCTGTGGCACCGCCAGCCAGTAAAAAGCCCAGTATTGTGAGGAAACGCCCTGAGGTGAAGGAGGATGAAAATGCTGACCCCCTCTCTGTTCCTAAGAAGAACCCCCTCCCCAACATATGGGCCCTAGGAACCGCCCCCGCCAAGCCCAACCGCCCTCCCAGAGTCACTCTGGACAGCTTCAGTAGAGAGGCTGGTACTGATG GTGCCATACTTAAGAAGAGCACggtgccccctcctcctgccttccaTCCGACCAATCACATgactccgcctcctcccccgccctctcACCCCGTCGCTCCCATTCTGCCCCCTCGTCCCAT AATACAGCCAGATCAAGATGAGAGCTATGATGATATTG GAGTCTCTAGACCAGAG CAGGGCAGCGATGGGGATATGTACGAGGACCTGGATGAGCGCTGGAGCGCAGCAGAGTtgaaggagcaggagaagaagaaagagaaggacaaGAAGAAACAGGACGTCGATAAGAAGGAACAAAAGGAACAAAAAGAACGAGAGAAGAAGGAACAGGAGGCCAGGAAGAAGTTCAAA TTTACTGGTCCAGTCCAGGTCATCCACAGGGCCAAGGCCAGGGTGGACTGCAAAGGGGGGAGGACAGATTTGGGGATGAAACAAGGAGACATTATCGACATCATCCGTGTCCAGGACAACCCTGAGGGGCGTTGGTTGGGCCGGACGCAGGACGGAGCCT acgggTATGTGAAGACAGACTTGGTGGAGGTAGATATTGAAAGTCTGAAGAGACAGGCAGCTGACCCCGAGATATATGATGATGTGGACTTcag TGACAGGGGCCCCGCAG tggtcctgccccctccccctgaggATAATGGGGAGATCTACACTGACTTGGAAGACCCCAACTTCATtgcaag tCTCCCGCCACCTCCACAGTTCTTACCTGATGGGAAATCTGCCG CAGACCAATCAGAAGTTGACCAGGAAATCTATGATGACATCGATACACAGGGCttccctctaccccctcctatcAGCAG ccaccCTCTGAGGTCCAAGGAGATGGACCCCAAGAAGCTGAAGAAGcttgagaaggaggagaaggagttcAGGAAGAAGTTCAAA TTTGACGGGGAGATCCTGGTGTTGTACCAGGTGACTGTCACAGCCGCTCCATCCACTAAAAAGGGGGGCGGTAAGGAACTCCAGTTGACCGCGGGGGAGAGCCTGGACGTAATTTCCAAAGCTGACGACAACAAACTCATCTGCCGAAACAACGAGGGAAAGT TCGGCTATGTCCAAACCAGCAATATTATCGCAGA GGATTCTGATATTTATGATGACATCGATG TCAGCGTTTATGACAACGACTGA
- the fyb1b gene encoding FYN-binding protein 1 isoform X3 yields MESKPDVKTIMARFGTGSNNTSTSDLPSNATGHPKTALHPTLSSGPPIHTKKPVLETRSGGALSLPPKPTSTKSSVTKSSPEVRDLANTRALASMFSGSQNDSKPSVVKQHPFKLKAPDSTSSFSSQEMEAKIPPLKPLKSPPSFTAPETRPVFPKPSPASFPKPCPASFPKPCPAGGVSKPPWVKEDSNEGLSASNTPLRLPPPQKPPSSFAKLRQQSEDGGEAGLDPKPINGSALKSFNFRTGQSVFNKEGQSDNSGVREFPKPPLTPNNSTPVAPPASKKPSIVRKRPEVKEDENADPLSVPKKNPLPNIWALGTAPAKPNRPPRVTLDSFSREAGTDGAILKKSTVPPPPAFHPTNHMTPPPPPPSHPVAPILPPRPIIQPDQDESYDDIGVSRPEQGSDGDMYEDLDERWSAAELKEQEKKKEKDKKKQDVDKKEQKEQKEREKKEQEARKKFKFTGPVQVIHRAKARVDCKGGRTDLGMKQGDIIDIIRVQDNPEGRWLGRTQDGAYGYVKTDLVEVDIESLKRQAADPEIYDDVDFSDRGPAVVLPPPPEDNGEIYTDLEDPNFIASPCSPQESRGSPKTSALVRMLKGLEDWRKIPRTNTHLPPPPQFLPDGKSADQSEVDQEIYDDIDTQGFPLPPPISSHPLRSKEMDPKKLKKLEKEEKEFRKKFKFDGEILVLYQVTVTAAPSTKKGGGKELQLTAGESLDVISKADDNKLICRNNEGKFGYVQTSNIIAEDSDIYDDIDVSVYDND; encoded by the exons ATG GAAAGCAAGCCGGATGTCAAGACTATTATGGCACGCTTCGGCACTGGGAGCAACAACACAAGCACTTCTGACCTGCCCTCCAACGCGACCGGACACCCTAAAACAGCCTTAcaccctaccctctcctccggGCCTCCAATCCACACCAAGAAGCCTGTCCTGGAGACCAGATCAGGCGGCGCCCTGTCACTTCCACCCAAACCCACCTCCACAAAGAGCAGCGTGACCAAGAGTTCCCCGGAGGTGAGGGATCTGGCCAACACCAGAGCTCTGGCCAGCATGTTCTCAGGCTCTCAGAATGACAGCAAGCCCTCCGTGGTCAAACAACACCCCTTCAAACTCAAAGCCCCGGACTCTACCTCCTCTTTCTCATCGCAAGAAATGGAGGCTAAAATCCCTCCCCTTAAACCTCTGAAGTCTCCCCCCAGTTTCACCGCACCAGAAACCAGGCCTGTCTTCCCCaagccctccccagcctctttccccaagccctgccctgcctctttcCCCAAGCCCTGCCCTGCTGGAGGAGTCAGCAAGCCTCCCTGGGTGAAGGAGGACAGCAACGAGGGCCTCTCCGCCAGTAACACCCCTCttagactgccccccccccagaaacCCCCCAGTTCTTTTGCTAAGCTACGGCAGCAGAGTGAGGATGGGGGAGAAGCCGGTCTGGACCCGAAGCCTATCAATGGCTCTGCCCTCAAAAGCTTCAACTTCCGGACTGGTCAGAGCGTCTTCAACAAGGAAGGCCAATCGGACAACTCAGGGGTTAGGGAGTTCCCCAAACCCCCCCTAACCCCCAATAACTCCACCCCTGTGGCACCGCCAGCCAGTAAAAAGCCCAGTATTGTGAGGAAACGCCCTGAGGTGAAGGAGGATGAAAATGCTGACCCCCTCTCTGTTCCTAAGAAGAACCCCCTCCCCAACATATGGGCCCTAGGAACCGCCCCCGCCAAGCCCAACCGCCCTCCCAGAGTCACTCTGGACAGCTTCAGTAGAGAGGCTGGTACTGATG GTGCCATACTTAAGAAGAGCACggtgccccctcctcctgccttccaTCCGACCAATCACATgactccgcctcctcccccgccctctcACCCCGTCGCTCCCATTCTGCCCCCTCGTCCCAT AATACAGCCAGATCAAGATGAGAGCTATGATGATATTG GAGTCTCTAGACCAGAG CAGGGCAGCGATGGGGATATGTACGAGGACCTGGATGAGCGCTGGAGCGCAGCAGAGTtgaaggagcaggagaagaagaaagagaaggacaaGAAGAAACAGGACGTCGATAAGAAGGAACAAAAGGAACAAAAAGAACGAGAGAAGAAGGAACAGGAGGCCAGGAAGAAGTTCAAA TTTACTGGTCCAGTCCAGGTCATCCACAGGGCCAAGGCCAGGGTGGACTGCAAAGGGGGGAGGACAGATTTGGGGATGAAACAAGGAGACATTATCGACATCATCCGTGTCCAGGACAACCCTGAGGGGCGTTGGTTGGGCCGGACGCAGGACGGAGCCT acgggTATGTGAAGACAGACTTGGTGGAGGTAGATATTGAAAGTCTGAAGAGACAGGCAGCTGACCCCGAGATATATGATGATGTGGACTTcag TGACAGGGGCCCCGCAG tggtcctgccccctccccctgaggATAATGGGGAGATCTACACTGACTTGGAAGACCCCAACTTCATtgcaag CCCCTGCAGCCCTCAGGAGTCCCGGGGTAGCCCTAAGACGAGCGCCCTCGTCCGCATGTTGAAGggtctggaggactggaggaagaTCCCCAGAACCAATACTCA tCTCCCGCCACCTCCACAGTTCTTACCTGATGGGAAATCTGCCG ACCAATCAGAAGTTGACCAGGAAATCTATGATGACATCGATACACAGGGCttccctctaccccctcctatcAGCAG ccaccCTCTGAGGTCCAAGGAGATGGACCCCAAGAAGCTGAAGAAGcttgagaaggaggagaaggagttcAGGAAGAAGTTCAAA TTTGACGGGGAGATCCTGGTGTTGTACCAGGTGACTGTCACAGCCGCTCCATCCACTAAAAAGGGGGGCGGTAAGGAACTCCAGTTGACCGCGGGGGAGAGCCTGGACGTAATTTCCAAAGCTGACGACAACAAACTCATCTGCCGAAACAACGAGGGAAAGT TCGGCTATGTCCAAACCAGCAATATTATCGCAGA GGATTCTGATATTTATGATGACATCGATG TCAGCGTTTATGACAACGACTGA